The following DNA comes from Acidobacteriota bacterium.
CGCCCCGACGCTCGACGAGGCTCTGGGCGGCGATGAAGCCCCTGAGGCGGAAGAGCCCGGGGAGACGCCGGAGGCGACCCCCGACGCATCGGCCCCGACCCTCGACCAGATCCTCCCCGAAGAGGAAGAGGAGGCCGCCGCCGAGCCCCCCGAGTCGATCGACACGTACCTCTCCGTTCTCTCGGATCCCGCGGACTCGCGCCTCTCCATCGCCCCCGCGTCGACGCGCCTCGTCGATCTCCTGGCCCAGTCGAAGAGCGCGGGGCGCGCCCCTGCGCAGATCTCCCTCGCCCCCGGCGCCTGGTTCCTGATCGTCGAGAAAAGAATCGACGCCTTCGAGAACGGGATTCTCCCGGCGATGCGCACGGTCCTCGACGGCGACGGCGCCACCCGCACCCTCATCGCCTCCGGAGACATCTCCTACGACGCCGCCGCCTGCTGCGCGCCGAAGAGCCTCTCGGGCCCCCTCTCGATATCGCGCATCTCCCAGGACCAGCAGAGCGCGATCCTCGGCGACGAGTTCGACGGCCTCCCCCCCTACCTCTGGGACGGGAACCGCTACCTCATCCTCTCGATCCGCGACGGCAGGATCCGGCGAGCGCTCAAGGTCTACGTCGTGAAGAAGGCAGCCGGCGAGTCGAGGACGCTGACGGCGACGTTCCTGCCGACCTCCTCCCCCGACACCCTGGCCGCGGCGCCTCCCCCTGCCGAAGGGGAGACCGCGGTTGCGCCCGGCGAGGCGGAGATCTTCGCGCGCGAGAGCTGGACCCCGCCGACCCGCGACGAGCTCGCGCCGATCGCGAGGTTCTACGGTGTCCCGACGACGGACAACGCGAAGCTCGCGGCGAAGCTCGCCGCGACCGGCAAGGCCGTCGTCCGCCGCGACGGCGACGACGGAACCGTCAGCCTCGTCGCCTTCAGCCTCGACTCGAACTCCCGCGTTCGCGCCGAGGAGTTCGTCTACCGGAAGGACGGGCCGTACGGCGCCCTCTCCACCCCCGTCCCGCCGCCTCCCCCGAAGCACAGGAAGAAGGCGAAGCCCGTCACCTTGCCCGCCCCCCTCGAGGCGGTGCAGCGCGTCGACGACCCGACCAACTTCCTCCCCTTCCTCACCGTCTCGAACAAATCGAAGTCGATCGCCCTCGTGAGGCTGTGGGACGGCACGGCGATCTTCGTCGCGGGGGGGACGTCGAAGGACCTCACGGTCAGCCCCGGGTCGGGGGAGATCGAGGCGCGCTTCGGCGACAACCCGGCCGAGCGCCGGGTGGTCCAGGCGCACTTCACCTACCACGAGCACTACACGCTGAAGCTCGACTGACCCTCGGGCCTTCCGATCAGTCGATGTAGCCGAGGGCGCGGAGCCTCCGCTCCGTCTCGTCGTCGTACGCGCCGCCTCGGCCGTGAAACGGGGTCGGCCTGCGGCTCCACGCCTCGAGGGCCTCGCGCATCGCGGCGGTCTCCGCCTCGTGGCGGCGGCTCGAGTCGAGCCGCTCATGCGGATCGGCCGCGAGGTCGAAGAGCGAGAAGGTCCACGGCCCCTCGCGCCCCGGGTTGAAGCTCGACGCCACCAGCTTCAGCCCTCCCCGCCTCAGCGCCACCTGCGTGTGCCACGGGCTCCGGTACCCGGGGTACGAGAGCTCCATGAAGGCGTCGCGCGCCGCCCCGATCGGATTCCCCCGGAGCGCGCTCCAGATCGACACGCCGTCCGTCCTCCCCGCGAACATGAGCCCGGCCGCCTCGGCCAGGGTCGGCGCCACGTCCACCTGCCGGATCGGCCCCGCGAGGAGGCTTCCCGCGGCCACCCCGGGCCCCGCCACGACGAGCGGGATGCGCGTGATCTCCTCGAAGAGCGATCGCGTGTGCTCGAGGTCGCCGTGGTCGAGGAACTCCTCCCCGTGATCGGCGGTGAAGACGACGAGAGTCCTCTCGAGGAGCCCACGCTTCGTCATCTCGTCGAAGAGCCTCCCCGCCTGGGCGTCGACGTACCCCGCCGCCCCCGCGTAGAGAGCCTGCATCCTCTCGAAGTCCGCCGCCGAGATCCGCCTCTTCCCGTCCATGATCGCCGGGAGCGTCCCGATCCGCATCTCGAGCGTCGACCCGGCCGCCCCGGGGAGCTCGGGGACGAACGAGGCGGGGGGGATGTACGGGTCGTGCGCGTCCATGAGGTGGAGGTAGAGGAAGAAGGGGGCCTGCCGGCGCTCGTCGAGCCACGCGAGCGCCCGCGTCACGACCGCCGCAGCCGTCGGGAAGCGATCGGCCGCCCTGTACATCCCGAGGAGGTCGAGCGTCGCGTAGAGAGGCGACGGCCGGTGCCGCGCGAGAGGGTCCGGCTCCAAGTCCTCGTCCCACGTCTCGAAGCCGGCTCCGAACCCGTAGCGCGCCGAGAG
Coding sequences within:
- a CDS encoding sulfatase; its protein translation is MRRAWLALPAGVLSGLILAMWNVVHVALAARLYRHDISRTAELFGLALLFYIPAAIALVSGAGIARRFAMKRSNAESDLAFHAGAAVTVTAFLFALGVIALRDPLAAGAPGSPAPDLLLAALMAIAAGLGASRLDPARIPGAAVGLLAGTPAALITWEISRDSLSGAVGAIVAVALAVLAGGSTAAAAVWIGKGAIAWARRRAVALALAAGAGALGALAMWTVHEATAAPTATGPNVLLIVADTLRADHVGCYGARTAKTPNIDGLAARGARVDPFYAASAWTAPATASLLTGLYPSGHGLLTYRDQIGERVESVASLFESAGYATAGFSANPILSARYGFGAGFETWDEDLEPDPLARHRPSPLYATLDLLGMYRAADRFPTAAAVVTRALAWLDERRQAPFFLYLHLMDAHDPYIPPASFVPELPGAAGSTLEMRIGTLPAIMDGKRRISAADFERMQALYAGAAGYVDAQAGRLFDEMTKRGLLERTLVVFTADHGEEFLDHGDLEHTRSLFEEITRIPLVVAGPGVAAGSLLAGPIRQVDVAPTLAEAAGLMFAGRTDGVSIWSALRGNPIGAARDAFMELSYPGYRSPWHTQVALRRGGLKLVASSFNPGREGPWTFSLFDLAADPHERLDSSRRHEAETAAMREALEAWSRRPTPFHGRGGAYDDETERRLRALGYID